A window of the Streptomyces sp. Ag109_O5-10 genome harbors these coding sequences:
- a CDS encoding ABC transporter permease, with product MTVLKTSMRNFFAHKGRMALSAVAVLLSVAFVCGTLVFTDTMNTTFDKLFAATSSDVTVSAKGASDTGETTSDNGRPPVMPAAVVGRVRAANGVKAAEGTVFSTSVTVVNADKDSLSPSSGAPTIVGSWNSNDARTMKITSGAAPQNSGQVMVDADTAGKHHLKLGDEIGVISAVGTHTARISGIADFTVTNPGAAIFYLDTKTAQQTLVGRTGVFTNINVTAATGVTDAQLKKNVVGELGTAYKVQTAKETADANQKDVESFLDVMKYAMLGFAGIAFLVGIFLIINTFSMLVAQRTREIGLMRAIGAGRRQVNRSVLVEALLLGVVGSVLGVGAGVGIAVGLMKLMGSMGMHLSTSDLTVAWTTPVLGLVLGVVVTVLAAYLPARRAGKVSPMAALRDAGAPADARAGRIRALIGLVLTGAGGYGLYLASAADKAKEGSAWLGLGIVLSLLGFVVIGPLLAGGVVRVLGAVLLRMFGPVGRMAERNALRNPRRTGATGAALMIGLALVACLSVVGSSMVASASDQLDKTVGTDFIIQSDSGQRITPQAVRAVKDVPGLARVTEYRTTTADYTTPDGKTLKDTDITAADPTYATDLRTKTVAGDLKDAYLPDSMSVYDKFATAHAIHLGSKITVRFKDGRTAHLTVRAITSSDGLIDAGSKYTNISTLAKYVPAAKMPLDELVFATAKDGQQDAAYKSLKSALHDYPQYTVRDQTDYKKALKDQIGQLLNLIYGLLALAIIVAVLGVVNTLALSVVERTREIGLTRAIGLSRRQLRRMIRMESVVIALFGALLGLGLGMGWGATAQKLLALQGLKVLEIPWPTIIGVFVGSAFVGLFAALVPAFRAGRMNILNAIATD from the coding sequence ATGACCGTCCTGAAGACCTCGATGCGCAACTTCTTCGCGCACAAGGGGCGCATGGCCCTCTCCGCGGTCGCCGTCCTGCTGTCGGTGGCGTTCGTGTGCGGCACGCTGGTGTTCACCGACACCATGAACACGACGTTCGACAAGCTGTTCGCGGCCACCTCGTCCGACGTGACGGTCAGCGCCAAGGGCGCCTCCGACACCGGCGAGACCACCTCCGACAACGGCAGGCCGCCGGTCATGCCGGCCGCGGTGGTCGGCAGGGTCCGCGCAGCGAACGGCGTCAAGGCGGCGGAGGGGACGGTCTTCTCGACGTCCGTGACCGTCGTGAACGCGGACAAGGACAGCCTGTCCCCGTCCAGCGGCGCCCCGACCATCGTCGGCAGCTGGAACAGCAACGACGCCCGCACCATGAAGATCACCTCGGGTGCGGCACCGCAGAACTCCGGCCAGGTCATGGTGGACGCCGACACCGCCGGCAAGCACCACCTGAAGCTGGGTGACGAGATCGGCGTGATCAGCGCGGTCGGCACGCATACCGCGAGGATCTCGGGTATCGCGGACTTCACCGTCACCAACCCCGGTGCCGCGATCTTCTACCTGGACACGAAGACCGCCCAGCAGACCCTCGTCGGGCGCACCGGCGTCTTCACGAACATCAACGTGACGGCCGCGACCGGCGTGACGGACGCGCAGCTGAAGAAGAACGTCGTCGGTGAACTCGGCACCGCCTACAAGGTGCAGACCGCCAAGGAGACCGCCGACGCCAACCAGAAGGACGTCGAGAGCTTCCTGGACGTCATGAAGTACGCGATGCTCGGCTTCGCCGGGATCGCCTTCCTGGTCGGCATCTTCCTGATCATCAACACCTTCTCCATGCTGGTCGCCCAGCGCACCCGTGAGATCGGCCTGATGCGCGCCATCGGCGCCGGCCGCCGCCAGGTCAACCGGTCCGTGCTCGTCGAGGCCCTGCTGCTCGGCGTGGTCGGCTCGGTCCTGGGCGTCGGCGCGGGCGTCGGCATCGCGGTCGGCCTCATGAAGCTCATGGGCTCCATGGGCATGCACCTGTCGACCAGTGACCTGACGGTCGCCTGGACCACCCCGGTGCTCGGCCTGGTCCTCGGCGTCGTCGTCACCGTCCTCGCCGCCTACCTGCCCGCGCGCCGCGCCGGCAAGGTCTCCCCGATGGCCGCGCTGCGCGACGCGGGCGCCCCCGCCGACGCCCGGGCGGGCCGCATACGTGCCCTGATCGGTCTCGTGCTGACCGGCGCGGGCGGCTACGGGCTCTACCTCGCCTCGGCCGCCGACAAGGCCAAGGAGGGCTCGGCCTGGCTCGGCCTCGGCATCGTCCTCTCCCTCCTCGGGTTCGTCGTCATCGGCCCGCTGCTCGCCGGCGGTGTCGTACGGGTCCTCGGTGCGGTCCTGCTGCGGATGTTCGGCCCGGTCGGCCGCATGGCCGAGCGCAACGCGCTGCGCAACCCGCGCCGCACCGGCGCCACCGGTGCCGCCCTGATGATCGGACTGGCGCTGGTCGCCTGCCTCTCGGTGGTCGGCTCCTCCATGGTCGCCTCCGCCTCCGACCAGCTCGACAAGACCGTCGGCACGGACTTCATCATCCAGTCCGACAGCGGCCAGCGGATCACCCCGCAGGCGGTCAGGGCCGTCAAGGACGTCCCCGGACTCGCCCGCGTCACCGAGTACCGCACCACCACCGCCGACTACACCACGCCCGACGGCAAGACCCTCAAGGACACCGACATCACGGCGGCCGACCCCACCTACGCGACCGACCTGCGCACCAAGACCGTCGCCGGTGACCTCAAGGACGCCTACCTGCCCGACTCGATGTCCGTGTACGACAAGTTCGCCACGGCGCACGCCATCCACCTGGGCTCGAAGATCACCGTCAGGTTCAAGGACGGCCGCACCGCCCACCTGACGGTCCGGGCGATCACCAGCAGCGACGGCCTCATCGACGCCGGCTCCAAGTACACGAACATCAGCACGCTCGCCAAGTACGTGCCCGCCGCCAAGATGCCCCTCGACGAGCTGGTCTTCGCCACCGCCAAGGACGGGCAGCAGGACGCCGCGTACAAGTCGCTCAAGTCCGCGCTGCACGACTACCCGCAGTACACCGTGCGCGACCAGACCGACTACAAGAAGGCGCTCAAGGACCAGATCGGTCAGCTGCTGAACCTGATCTACGGCCTGCTCGCCCTCGCGATCATCGTCGCGGTCCTCGGTGTCGTGAACACCCTGGCCCTGTCGGTGGTCGAGCGGACGAGGGAGATCGGCCTGACGCGGGCCATCGGCCTCTCCCGCCGCCAGCTGCGCCGCATGATCCGCATGGAGTCCGTGGTGATCGCCCTCTTCGGTGCCCTGCTGGGCCTCGGCCTGGGCATGGGCTGGGGCGCCACCGCCCAGAAGCTGCTCGCCCTGCAGGGCCTGAAGGTCCTGGAGATCCCCTGGCCGACGATCATCGGCGTCTTCGTCGGCTCGGCCTTCGTGGGCCTGTTCGCCGCCCTGGTCCCGGCGTTCCGGGCGGGCCGCATGAACATCCTGAACGCGATCGCGACCGACTGA
- the mfd gene encoding transcription-repair coupling factor, with amino-acid sequence MSLHGLLDAVVKDPALAEAIKAAADGNRMHVDLVGPPAARPLAVAALAREAGRPVLAVTATGREAEDLASALRTLLPPETVAEYPSWETLPHERLSPRSDTVGRRLAVLRRLAHPSSDDPETGPVSVVVAPVRSVLQPQVKGLGDLEPVALRTGQSADLNEVVEALAAAAYARVELVEKRGEFAVRGGILDVFPPTEEHPLRIEFWGDDVEEIRYFKVADQRSLEVAEHGLWAPPCRELLLTEDVRARARALAEEHPELGELLNKIAEGIAVEGMESLAPVLVDDMELLLDVLPKGTMAVVCDPERVRTRAADLVATSQEFLQASWAATAGGGEAPIDVGAASLWSIADVRDRARELDMMWWSVSPFAADESFTHASDVVGTGDTLKLGMHATETYRGDTAKALADTKGWLADGWRTVYVTEGHGTASRTVEVLGNEGIAARLDVDLSELTPSVVHVSCGSIDYGFVDPALRLAVLTETDLSGQKAAGKDGARMPARRRKTIDPLTLEAGDYIVHEQHGVGRYIEMVQRTVQGATREYLVVEYAPAKRGQPGDRLYIPTDQLEQITKYVGGEAPTLHRLGGADWTKTKARAKKAVKEIAADLIKLYSARMAAPGHAFGTDTPWQRELEDAFPYAETPDQLTTIAEVKDDMEKSVPMDRLICGDVGYGKTEIAVRAAFKAVQDGKQVAVLVPTTLLVQQHFGTFSERYSQFPVSVKALSRFQTDTEAKSTLEGLREGAVDVVIGTHRLFSSETRFKDLGLVIVDEEQRFGVEHKEQLKKLRANVDVLTMSATPIPRTLEMAVTGIREMSTITTPPEERHPVLTFVGPYEEKQIGAAIRRELLREGQVFYIHNRVESIDRAAARLRDIVPEARIATAHGQMSESALEQVVVDFWEKKFDVLVSTTIVESGIDISNANTLIVERGDTFGLSQLHQLRGRVGRGRERGYAYFLYPPEKPLTETAHERLATIAQHTEMGAGMYVAMKDLEIRGAGNLLGGEQSGHIAGVGFDLYVRMVGEAVADYRRQLETGEIEEEPALEVKIELPVDAHVPHDYAPGERLRLQAYRSIASANSEDDIRAIREELTDRYGKLPEPVENLLLVAGLRMLARACGVGEIVLQGTNIRFAPVELRESQELRLKRLYPGTVIKPAAHQVLVPRPKTAKVGGKPLVGRELLSWVGEFLASILGS; translated from the coding sequence ATGAGCCTGCACGGTCTGCTCGACGCCGTCGTCAAGGACCCCGCCCTCGCGGAAGCGATCAAGGCGGCCGCGGACGGCAACCGCATGCACGTCGACCTGGTCGGCCCCCCGGCGGCCCGCCCCCTCGCGGTCGCCGCCCTGGCCCGCGAGGCCGGCCGCCCCGTCCTCGCCGTCACCGCCACCGGCCGGGAGGCCGAGGACCTGGCGTCGGCGCTGCGCACCCTGCTGCCGCCCGAGACCGTCGCCGAGTACCCCTCCTGGGAGACGCTCCCGCACGAGCGCCTCAGCCCGCGCAGCGACACCGTCGGCCGCCGCCTCGCCGTCCTGCGCCGCCTCGCCCACCCCAGCTCCGACGACCCCGAGACCGGCCCGGTCTCCGTCGTCGTCGCCCCCGTACGATCCGTGCTCCAGCCGCAGGTCAAGGGCCTCGGCGACCTGGAGCCCGTGGCGCTGCGCACCGGTCAGAGCGCCGACCTGAACGAGGTGGTGGAAGCCCTCGCGGCGGCCGCCTACGCGCGCGTGGAGCTCGTCGAGAAGCGCGGCGAGTTCGCCGTACGCGGCGGCATCCTGGACGTCTTCCCGCCCACCGAGGAACACCCCCTGCGCATCGAGTTCTGGGGTGACGACGTCGAGGAGATCCGCTACTTCAAGGTCGCCGACCAGCGCTCCCTGGAGGTCGCCGAGCACGGGCTGTGGGCGCCGCCCTGCCGCGAGCTGCTGCTCACCGAGGACGTCCGGGCACGCGCGCGGGCCCTCGCCGAGGAGCACCCCGAGCTCGGCGAACTGCTCAACAAGATCGCCGAGGGGATCGCCGTGGAGGGCATGGAGTCCCTCGCCCCGGTCCTGGTCGACGACATGGAACTGCTCCTCGACGTGCTGCCCAAGGGCACGATGGCCGTCGTGTGCGACCCGGAGCGGGTAAGGACCCGTGCCGCCGACCTGGTGGCCACGAGCCAGGAGTTCCTCCAGGCGTCCTGGGCGGCCACCGCGGGCGGCGGCGAGGCGCCCATCGACGTCGGCGCGGCCTCCCTGTGGTCCATCGCGGACGTCCGCGACCGCGCCCGCGAGCTGGACATGATGTGGTGGTCGGTGTCGCCGTTCGCCGCCGACGAGTCGTTCACCCACGCCTCCGACGTGGTGGGGACAGGCGACACCCTCAAGCTGGGCATGCACGCCACGGAGACCTACCGCGGCGACACCGCGAAGGCGCTCGCCGACACCAAGGGCTGGCTGGCCGACGGCTGGCGCACGGTGTACGTCACCGAGGGCCACGGCACCGCCTCCCGCACGGTCGAGGTGCTCGGGAACGAGGGCATCGCGGCCCGCCTCGACGTCGACCTGAGTGAGCTCACCCCCTCGGTCGTGCACGTGTCGTGCGGCTCGATCGACTACGGCTTCGTCGACCCCGCGCTCCGGCTCGCCGTCCTGACCGAGACCGACCTGTCCGGGCAGAAGGCGGCCGGCAAGGACGGCGCGCGGATGCCGGCCCGCCGCCGCAAGACCATCGACCCGCTCACCCTGGAGGCGGGCGACTACATCGTCCACGAGCAGCACGGCGTCGGCCGCTACATCGAGATGGTGCAGCGCACCGTGCAGGGCGCCACCCGCGAGTACCTGGTCGTGGAGTACGCCCCCGCCAAGCGCGGCCAGCCCGGCGACCGGCTGTACATCCCGACCGACCAGCTGGAGCAGATCACCAAGTACGTCGGCGGCGAGGCCCCCACCCTGCACCGCCTGGGCGGCGCGGACTGGACGAAGACCAAGGCGCGCGCCAAGAAGGCCGTCAAGGAGATCGCCGCCGACCTGATCAAGCTCTACAGCGCCCGGATGGCCGCCCCCGGACACGCGTTCGGCACGGACACGCCCTGGCAGCGCGAGCTGGAGGACGCCTTCCCCTACGCGGAGACCCCCGACCAGCTGACCACCATCGCCGAGGTCAAGGACGACATGGAGAAGTCGGTCCCCATGGACCGTCTGATCTGCGGCGACGTCGGCTACGGCAAGACCGAGATCGCGGTGCGGGCCGCCTTCAAGGCCGTCCAGGACGGCAAACAGGTCGCCGTCCTGGTGCCCACCACCCTGCTGGTGCAGCAGCACTTCGGGACGTTCTCCGAGCGGTACTCGCAGTTCCCGGTGAGCGTGAAGGCGCTCTCCAGATTCCAGACCGACACCGAGGCGAAGTCGACTCTGGAGGGCCTCAGGGAGGGCGCCGTCGACGTCGTCATCGGCACCCACCGCCTCTTCTCCTCGGAGACCAGGTTCAAGGACCTGGGCCTGGTCATCGTCGACGAGGAGCAGCGCTTCGGCGTCGAGCACAAGGAGCAGCTGAAGAAGCTCCGCGCCAACGTCGACGTGCTCACCATGTCGGCCACACCCATCCCCCGCACCCTCGAGATGGCGGTCACCGGCATCCGCGAGATGTCCACGATCACCACGCCCCCGGAGGAGCGCCACCCGGTGCTGACCTTCGTCGGGCCGTACGAGGAGAAGCAGATCGGCGCCGCCATCCGCCGTGAACTGCTGCGCGAGGGCCAGGTCTTCTACATCCACAACCGGGTCGAGTCGATCGACCGCGCCGCGGCCAGGCTCCGCGACATCGTCCCCGAGGCGCGCATCGCGACCGCCCACGGCCAGATGTCCGAGTCGGCCCTCGAACAGGTCGTCGTCGACTTCTGGGAGAAGAAGTTCGACGTCCTCGTCTCGACCACGATCGTCGAGTCCGGCATCGACATCTCCAACGCCAACACCCTCATCGTCGAACGAGGCGACACCTTCGGCCTGTCCCAGCTGCACCAGCTGCGCGGCCGCGTCGGCCGTGGCCGGGAGCGCGGCTACGCGTACTTCCTCTACCCGCCGGAGAAGCCCCTGACGGAGACCGCCCACGAGCGCCTCGCCACCATCGCCCAGCACACCGAGATGGGCGCCGGCATGTACGTCGCGATGAAGGACCTGGAGATCCGCGGCGCCGGCAACCTGCTCGGCGGCGAGCAGTCCGGGCACATCGCGGGCGTCGGCTTCGACCTGTACGTCCGCATGGTCGGCGAGGCCGTCGCGGACTACCGGCGGCAGCTGGAGACCGGCGAGATCGAGGAGGAGCCGGCGCTCGAGGTCAAGATCGAGCTGCCCGTCGACGCGCACGTCCCGCACGACTACGCGCCCGGCGAGCGGCTGCGTCTCCAGGCGTACCGTTCCATCGCCTCCGCCAACTCGGAGGACGACATCAGAGCGATCCGCGAGGAACTCACCGACCGCTACGGCAAGTTGCCCGAGCCGGTGGAGAACCTGCTGCTCGTCGCCGGGCTGCGGATGCTCGCCCGCGCGTGCGGGGTCGGCGAGATCGTCCTCCAGGGCACCAACATCCGGTTCGCCCCGGTGGAGCTGCGCGAGTCGCAGGAGCTGCGGCTCAAGCGCCTGTACCCCGGGACCGTCATCAAGCCGGCCGCCCACCAGGTGCTGGTACCCCGCCCCAAGACCGCGAAGGTCGGCGGCAAGCCGCTCGTCGGACGCGAACTGCTGAGCTGGGTGGGGGAGTTCCTCGCCTCGATCCTGGGGTCGTAG
- a CDS encoding HNH endonuclease family protein has translation MVFAVAGCKDLQDKGASGEPGATGGGAALTAADSLTVKGRAPKTGYSRERFGSAWADTDSNSCDTRDDILKRDLKDVKYTGGDCKVSSGVLEPDPYSGKEVTYKRGRSLVDIDHLVALSDAWQTGAKYWDASKRIALANDPLNLLAVDASANRGKGDGDTATWLPPDKSYRCTYVAAQVAVKKKYGLWVTAAEKAAMKKVLAACPGQKLPSGGNPTNAPSRFKAR, from the coding sequence ATGGTGTTCGCCGTGGCCGGCTGCAAGGACCTGCAGGACAAGGGGGCTTCGGGAGAGCCGGGCGCGACAGGCGGGGGAGCCGCGCTGACGGCCGCCGACTCGCTGACCGTCAAGGGACGGGCGCCGAAGACCGGTTACTCCCGGGAGAGGTTCGGCTCCGCCTGGGCGGACACCGACTCCAACTCCTGCGACACCCGGGACGACATACTCAAGCGCGACCTGAAGGACGTGAAGTACACCGGCGGCGACTGCAAGGTCTCCTCCGGCGTGCTGGAGCCGGACCCCTACTCCGGCAAGGAGGTCACCTACAAGCGTGGCCGCAGCCTGGTCGACATCGACCACCTCGTCGCCCTCTCGGACGCCTGGCAGACGGGCGCCAAGTACTGGGACGCCAGCAAGCGGATAGCCCTGGCCAACGACCCGCTCAACCTCCTTGCCGTCGACGCGAGCGCCAACCGCGGCAAGGGCGACGGCGACACCGCCACCTGGCTGCCGCCCGACAAGTCCTACCGCTGCACCTACGTCGCCGCGCAGGTCGCCGTGAAGAAGAAGTACGGCCTGTGGGTCACCGCCGCCGAGAAGGCCGCGATGAAGAAGGTGCTCGCCGCCTGCCCGGGCCAGAAGCTCCCATCGGGCGGCAACCCGACCAACGCGCCGTCCCGCTTCAAGGCGCGCTGA
- a CDS encoding M48 family metalloprotease, with the protein MRLTTRPAGRAAAVEPAVRERGVPGTPLRAALVLGLLLGFYALALLLLLVLAVLDVFLARGPGLTVVAVEGYLGSLAIAWCVVRVVLLTRGPGDGQDEVPGVSLTPGEQPELWWHVRNLAERVGTRPPAEIRVVPGANAMVREDARWLGLVAGERRLFLGVTLLIGLSQDELDAVLGHELGHYAHDDTRLGGLLWALHGRLQHTVHTLRRRAADEEAEERARTAARAARRRAAGRRPALKREPKPGPDHYLALVFCAYARLCLRLTEAVSRRQEYAADLVAARVAGRDTTAAALRRIPALDAAEDLYLREYALMGQGAGLLPPEGQFHGGLAQLLADPARRAELDAWTHGPLQEVASEESSPYDSHPLTADRIAALEALPELPRLPDLLETGRTTTRPRHPALALLREPDRVLTGLERAVLSRETLSWRRVPWAELPAWTRRESWAREAQPLLDAMAEPSGARSVHVSRTSAVPHLHQLLDLIDHGLLHDIAGRLPRSEQAGRSSGRAAREFARTAFRSALRRLALLTALDTGLCRWELCWSGPAVRTVAPDGFAEALEEALDHAVAEPPGTFPLRALLAGGGHTRPASSTVPSAFSPGGPYPKDPE; encoded by the coding sequence ATGCGCCTGACGACCCGCCCCGCCGGCCGGGCGGCTGCCGTTGAACCCGCCGTACGAGAACGCGGCGTGCCCGGAACGCCGCTGCGTGCCGCGCTCGTTCTCGGTCTGCTCCTCGGGTTCTACGCGCTGGCCCTGCTCCTCCTCCTCGTGCTGGCGGTCCTGGACGTCTTCCTGGCCCGGGGCCCCGGGCTCACGGTCGTGGCGGTCGAGGGCTACCTCGGCTCGCTGGCGATCGCCTGGTGCGTGGTGCGGGTCGTCCTGCTCACCCGCGGCCCCGGGGACGGGCAGGACGAGGTGCCCGGAGTGTCGCTGACACCTGGTGAGCAGCCGGAGCTGTGGTGGCATGTGCGGAACCTGGCCGAACGGGTGGGCACCCGGCCGCCCGCGGAGATCCGGGTGGTCCCAGGGGCCAACGCCATGGTGCGGGAGGACGCCCGGTGGCTCGGTCTGGTCGCGGGCGAACGGCGGCTCTTCCTCGGCGTGACGCTGCTGATCGGCCTGTCCCAGGACGAACTGGACGCGGTGCTCGGGCACGAACTCGGCCACTACGCCCACGACGACACCCGGCTGGGCGGGCTGCTCTGGGCGCTGCACGGCAGGCTGCAGCACACCGTCCACACCTTGCGCCGGCGGGCTGCGGATGAGGAGGCCGAGGAGCGGGCGAGGACCGCCGCACGGGCCGCCCGGCGCCGTGCGGCCGGCAGGCGGCCCGCGCTCAAGCGGGAGCCGAAGCCGGGCCCGGACCACTATCTGGCCCTCGTCTTCTGCGCGTACGCGCGGCTGTGCCTGCGACTGACCGAGGCCGTCAGCCGCAGGCAGGAGTACGCGGCCGACCTGGTGGCCGCCCGCGTCGCCGGACGGGACACCACGGCCGCCGCACTGCGCCGCATCCCCGCGCTCGACGCCGCCGAGGACCTCTATCTGCGCGAGTACGCCCTGATGGGCCAAGGCGCCGGCCTGCTGCCGCCGGAAGGGCAGTTCCACGGCGGTCTCGCCCAGCTGCTCGCGGACCCCGCACGCCGGGCGGAACTGGACGCGTGGACTCACGGGCCGCTCCAGGAGGTGGCCTCCGAGGAGAGCTCTCCGTACGACAGCCACCCGCTCACGGCCGACCGCATCGCGGCGCTGGAGGCACTCCCCGAGCTCCCCCGACTCCCCGACCTTCTCGAGACCGGACGCACCACCACGCGCCCCCGGCACCCCGCCCTCGCGCTGCTCCGGGAGCCGGACCGCGTCCTCACCGGACTGGAACGAGCCGTGCTGAGCCGGGAGACGCTGTCCTGGCGGCGCGTGCCCTGGGCGGAACTGCCCGCCTGGACCCGGCGCGAGAGCTGGGCACGGGAAGCGCAGCCGCTGCTGGACGCCATGGCCGAGCCGTCCGGCGCGAGGAGCGTCCACGTGTCCCGGACATCCGCGGTGCCCCACCTCCACCAGCTCCTCGACCTGATCGACCACGGTCTGCTGCACGACATCGCCGGCCGGCTGCCCAGGTCGGAGCAGGCCGGCCGGAGCAGCGGGCGCGCGGCACGCGAGTTCGCCAGGACGGCCTTCCGCTCTGCCCTGCGCCGGCTCGCCCTGCTCACCGCGCTGGACACCGGGCTGTGCCGGTGGGAGCTGTGCTGGTCCGGACCCGCGGTGCGGACGGTGGCACCCGACGGGTTCGCCGAGGCGCTGGAGGAGGCCCTGGACCACGCGGTCGCCGAGCCGCCCGGCACCTTCCCCCTGCGGGCTCTGCTGGCCGGCGGCGGCCATACTCGACCAGCCTCTTCGACCGTCCCGTCAGCCTTCTCCCCCGGCGGCCCCTACCCGAAAGACCCCGAATGA
- a CDS encoding ABC transporter ATP-binding protein → MTSAVTIPRHGGTGGRTAVAARARQVVKAYGAGETRVVALDHVDVDIMRGQFTAIMGPSGSGKSTLMHCLAGLDTVTSGQIYLDETEITGLKDKKLTKLRRDRIGFIFQAFNLLPTLNALENITLPMDIAGRKPDKEWLRRVVDTVGLADRLKHRPTQLSGGQQQRVAVARALAARPEIIFGDEPTGNLDSRAGAEVLGFLRSSVDDLGQTIVMVTHDPVAASYADRVLYLADGRIVDEMFKPTAETVLDRMKDFDARGRTS, encoded by the coding sequence GTGACATCGGCTGTGACCATTCCCAGGCACGGGGGTACTGGAGGGCGTACGGCCGTTGCCGCGCGGGCGCGGCAGGTCGTCAAGGCGTACGGGGCCGGAGAGACCCGGGTCGTCGCCCTGGACCACGTCGACGTGGACATCATGCGCGGGCAGTTCACCGCGATCATGGGCCCCTCGGGGTCCGGGAAGTCCACCCTGATGCACTGCCTCGCCGGGCTCGACACCGTGACGAGCGGTCAGATCTACCTGGACGAGACCGAGATCACCGGCCTGAAGGACAAGAAGCTCACCAAGCTGCGCCGGGACCGGATCGGGTTCATCTTCCAGGCGTTCAACCTGCTGCCGACGCTGAACGCGCTGGAGAACATCACGCTCCCCATGGACATCGCCGGCCGCAAGCCCGACAAGGAGTGGCTGCGGCGCGTGGTCGACACCGTGGGGCTCGCGGACCGGCTCAAGCACCGCCCCACCCAGCTCTCGGGCGGTCAGCAGCAGCGCGTGGCCGTGGCGCGCGCCCTCGCCGCCCGTCCCGAGATCATCTTCGGCGACGAGCCGACCGGAAACCTCGACTCCCGCGCGGGCGCGGAGGTCCTCGGCTTCCTGCGCAGCTCCGTCGACGACCTGGGCCAGACGATCGTGATGGTCACGCACGACCCGGTCGCCGCCTCCTACGCGGACCGCGTGCTCTACCTCGCCGACGGCCGGATCGTCGACGAGATGTTCAAGCCGACCGCGGAGACCGTCCTGGACCGCATGAAGGACTTCGACGCGCGGGGGCGTACGTCATGA
- a CDS encoding MFS transporter, whose translation MRAAARGAGTERRGAVVAALMLAMALAALDSTVVSTAVPQIVGDLGGFSVFSWLFSGYLLAVTVTLPVYGKLSDTFGRKPVLVAGAAVFLLGSLLCAVAWNMAALIAFRIVQGLGGGALQGTVQTLAADLYPLKDRPKIQSKLSTVWAVSAVAGPGLGGVLAAYADWRWIFLINLPIGAAALWLIVRHLHEPKRAPRTPPRVDWAGALAVFACGGVLLTALVQGGVAWAWWSAPSCALFATGLALAGLVVWTERRAAEPIIPGWVWRRRTIAAVNLALGALGLLMVAPTVFLPTYAQSVLGLAPVAAGFVLSVWTLSWPVSAALSQHVYRRIGFRDTALLGIGAAALILFAFPFLPYPGSAWQPTLLMLLLGAALGLFQLPLIVGVQSTVGWAERGTTTASVLFCRQTGQTIGASVFGAVANGVLAARLGGAGDLDSVTRALDDGTAPEATRHAIADAVHAVYFGAACAAAVAFVVLLSVAPRRFPVLKD comes from the coding sequence ATACGCGCGGCGGCGCGCGGGGCCGGGACGGAGCGGCGGGGGGCCGTGGTGGCCGCCCTGATGCTCGCCATGGCGCTGGCCGCGCTCGACTCCACCGTCGTCTCGACCGCCGTACCCCAGATCGTCGGCGACCTCGGCGGCTTCTCGGTCTTCTCCTGGCTCTTCTCCGGCTACCTGCTCGCCGTCACCGTCACGCTGCCGGTGTACGGCAAGCTCTCCGACACCTTCGGCCGCAAGCCGGTGCTGGTCGCGGGCGCCGCGGTGTTCCTGCTCGGGTCGCTGCTGTGCGCGGTGGCCTGGAACATGGCCGCGCTGATCGCGTTCCGGATCGTGCAGGGCCTCGGCGGCGGGGCGCTGCAGGGCACCGTGCAGACCCTTGCCGCCGACCTCTACCCGCTCAAGGACCGCCCGAAGATCCAGTCGAAGCTGTCCACGGTGTGGGCGGTGTCCGCGGTCGCCGGGCCGGGGCTCGGCGGGGTACTGGCCGCGTACGCGGACTGGCGGTGGATCTTCCTGATCAACCTGCCGATCGGCGCGGCCGCGCTCTGGCTGATAGTGCGTCACCTCCACGAGCCGAAGCGCGCGCCGCGCACGCCCCCGCGGGTGGACTGGGCGGGTGCGCTGGCGGTCTTCGCGTGCGGAGGCGTCCTGCTGACCGCGCTCGTACAGGGCGGGGTGGCGTGGGCGTGGTGGTCCGCGCCGTCGTGCGCGCTGTTCGCCACCGGGCTCGCGCTGGCGGGGCTCGTGGTGTGGACCGAGCGCCGGGCGGCCGAGCCGATCATCCCGGGGTGGGTGTGGCGGCGCCGCACGATCGCGGCCGTCAACCTCGCGCTCGGCGCGCTGGGCCTGCTGATGGTGGCGCCGACGGTGTTCCTGCCGACGTACGCGCAGTCGGTGCTCGGGCTCGCGCCGGTGGCCGCCGGGTTCGTGCTGTCGGTGTGGACGCTGAGCTGGCCGGTCTCGGCGGCCCTCAGCCAGCACGTGTACCGGCGGATCGGCTTCCGCGACACCGCGCTGCTCGGCATCGGCGCGGCCGCGCTGATCCTGTTCGCGTTCCCGTTCCTGCCCTACCCGGGATCGGCCTGGCAGCCGACGCTGCTCATGCTCCTGCTGGGGGCCGCGCTGGGCCTGTTCCAGCTGCCGCTGATCGTGGGCGTGCAGTCGACGGTGGGCTGGGCGGAGCGGGGCACGACGACCGCGTCGGTGCTGTTCTGCCGGCAGACCGGCCAGACGATCGGGGCGTCGGTGTTCGGCGCGGTCGCCAACGGGGTCCTGGCCGCCCGGCTGGGCGGCGCGGGCGACCTCGACTCCGTCACCCGCGCGCTGGACGACGGAACGGCCCCCGAGGCCACCCGGCACGCCATCGCGGACGCGGTCCACGCGGTGTACTTCGGGGCGGC